The Desmonostoc muscorum LEGE 12446 genome includes a region encoding these proteins:
- a CDS encoding response regulator transcription factor: protein MGSVCIEIIEGNPHLRSLLGWHLQQLEYRVHQAASIYQAREVFLSHQPTLVVLDADLPDGDGIEFCRWLHRQQQPLILMLSARNSEADIVAGLKAGADDYLSKPFGMQEFLARVEALIRRKRTPTAPAYLDYGTLQIDLVQRRVRFQGEFIDLTPQEFSLLYVLAQAGGVPLSRSELLRRAWPDAIDNPRTIDTHVLSLRKKVELDPRQPSLIQTIRNVGYRFNMEILNTNIPQSQTKLTRERFSNQRSTLSSSQV, encoded by the coding sequence GTGGGTTCGGTTTGTATAGAAATCATTGAAGGGAATCCCCATCTAAGGTCGTTGCTAGGTTGGCACTTGCAACAACTGGAATACCGGGTGCATCAAGCTGCCAGTATTTATCAAGCAAGGGAAGTATTTTTAAGCCATCAACCAACACTTGTGGTTTTGGATGCAGATCTTCCTGATGGTGACGGTATTGAATTTTGCCGTTGGTTGCATCGTCAGCAACAGCCTTTAATCCTAATGCTATCTGCCCGCAATAGTGAAGCTGATATTGTTGCAGGTTTAAAGGCGGGTGCAGATGATTACCTGAGCAAACCTTTTGGGATGCAAGAGTTTTTGGCACGGGTAGAGGCACTGATTCGCCGTAAGCGCACACCGACTGCACCAGCATATTTGGATTATGGCACTTTGCAAATTGATTTAGTTCAGCGCCGTGTCCGCTTCCAGGGAGAGTTTATCGACTTAACGCCCCAGGAATTCAGTTTACTATACGTTTTAGCACAAGCCGGGGGAGTACCTCTGAGTAGGTCGGAATTACTGCGTCGTGCTTGGCCTGACGCCATCGATAACCCTCGTACCATTGATACTCACGTTTTATCGCTACGGAAAAAGGTTGAACTCGATCCCCGACAACCTAGCTTAATTCAAACTATCCGCAATGTAGGATACCGTTTTAACATGGAAATTTTGAACACTAATATTCCACAGTCACAAACAAAGTTAACTAGAGAGAGATTTAGTAATCAACGTTCAACACTTAGTAGTAGTCAAGTGTGA
- a CDS encoding IS5 family transposase, whose translation MAYSSNLTDAEWEIFEPLLQEILPTKKQTRPTNWPKRDIFNGILYQLKNGCNWQDLPKDLPPYSTVYWHYKQWRAAGVFEELMSVLHGQVREQVKKKPHWTTLIIIDSQAVKNTCNASVESKGFCFYKATNGIKRHLAIDTLGFPFFTLCTRANVSDDAGLIEMFTLNIDYFKSKPIDIPKITILLDHGYHPEYLTQELERIYPEIMTKIQFQLSTKPSKQEKAAQGKSGFVPAIARWVIERSNAWMERCKILVKNFERTLVSATAKLNICFIRLMIKRLAAPS comes from the coding sequence ATGGCGTATTCCAGCAACCTCACTGATGCAGAATGGGAAATTTTTGAACCCTTATTGCAAGAGATATTACCGACTAAGAAGCAGACTCGACCGACCAACTGGCCAAAGCGAGATATCTTCAATGGAATTCTCTATCAACTAAAAAATGGATGCAATTGGCAAGACTTACCTAAAGACCTCCCCCCTTATTCCACTGTATATTGGCACTACAAACAGTGGCGAGCAGCCGGGGTATTTGAGGAACTGATGAGTGTCTTACATGGACAAGTGCGTGAACAGGTAAAAAAAAAACCGCACTGGACGACATTGATCATCATTGACTCCCAAGCAGTGAAAAATACCTGCAACGCCAGTGTGGAGTCGAAAGGTTTTTGCTTCTACAAAGCCACCAACGGTATTAAAAGGCATTTGGCTATTGACACCCTTGGGTTTCCCTTTTTTACGCTCTGTACTCGCGCCAATGTCTCGGATGATGCCGGATTAATTGAGATGTTTACTCTCAACATCGACTACTTCAAGTCAAAACCTATCGATATTCCCAAGATTACTATCCTGCTAGATCATGGGTATCACCCAGAATATTTGACTCAGGAGTTAGAGCGAATTTACCCAGAGATCATGACCAAAATTCAGTTTCAACTTTCTACGAAACCCTCAAAACAAGAGAAAGCGGCACAAGGAAAATCTGGATTTGTTCCGGCAATAGCTAGATGGGTGATCGAACGCTCCAATGCTTGGATGGAGCGCTGTAAAATTCTGGTTAAGAACTTTGAACGAACCCTGGTTAGTGCCACTGCCAAACTCAATATCTGCTTCATCAGGCTAATGATTAAGAGGCTTGCAGCACCTTCTTAG
- the cysS gene encoding cysteine--tRNA ligase, with the protein MTLTLYNTLTRRQEPFETVEPGKVKMYYCGVTVYDYCHLGHARACIVWDVVRRYLQFIGYEVRYIQNFTDIDDKILNRACVEHSSMEAVADRFIKAYFEDMARLGIKEADEYPRATHTMNGILRLIHDLENKGFAYPADGDVYYAVRQFSEYGKLSGRKLEDMQAGASDRVKVEDPEYQKKKDPFDFALWKAAKPGEPAWESPWGAGRPGWHIECSAMVRDRLGDTIDIHAGGADLIFPHHENEIAQSEAVTGKPLARYWLHNGMVKVDGEKMSKSLGNFITIRELLDRGVDPMAVRLLVLTAQYRTPIDFTDEAIADKTNAWHTLKDGLLFGYQHGKQLAWEVEKGENSLIKNPKFKIQNSYIERFQELVNDDFNFPGGLTVLFELAKELHREGNILVHQGKTETPPDELQRQWQTLVTLAGVLGLEAKPEVETSTTQGLSDAEIEVKIQQRQAARQAKNFAESDRIRNELQAQGITLIDSRDGTRWHRN; encoded by the coding sequence ATGACCCTAACCCTTTACAATACCCTCACCCGTCGTCAAGAACCGTTTGAAACAGTCGAACCAGGCAAGGTTAAGATGTATTACTGCGGCGTGACGGTATATGATTATTGCCATTTGGGTCATGCCAGAGCTTGCATCGTTTGGGACGTAGTACGTCGATACCTCCAGTTTATCGGCTATGAAGTACGTTATATTCAAAATTTTACTGACATTGATGACAAAATTCTCAATCGAGCCTGTGTTGAGCATTCATCAATGGAGGCTGTGGCCGATCGCTTTATCAAAGCATATTTTGAGGACATGGCACGGCTAGGAATCAAAGAAGCCGATGAATATCCCCGTGCAACTCACACGATGAATGGAATTTTGCGGTTAATTCACGATCTAGAGAACAAAGGCTTTGCTTACCCTGCTGACGGCGATGTGTATTATGCAGTGCGGCAGTTTTCCGAGTACGGCAAACTTTCGGGACGCAAGTTAGAAGATATGCAAGCCGGAGCTAGCGATCGCGTCAAGGTCGAAGATCCAGAATATCAGAAAAAGAAAGACCCTTTTGATTTTGCCCTGTGGAAAGCAGCAAAACCGGGAGAACCAGCTTGGGAATCACCTTGGGGTGCAGGGCGTCCGGGGTGGCATATAGAATGCTCGGCAATGGTACGCGATCGCTTGGGTGATACCATAGATATTCATGCTGGCGGTGCTGACTTAATTTTTCCCCACCACGAAAACGAAATTGCCCAATCCGAAGCTGTGACAGGAAAACCCCTAGCGCGTTACTGGTTGCATAACGGTATGGTGAAAGTGGATGGTGAAAAAATGTCCAAATCTTTGGGCAACTTTATCACCATTCGAGAATTGCTAGATCGAGGAGTTGACCCAATGGCGGTGCGCTTATTAGTGCTGACAGCTCAATATCGCACACCCATTGATTTTACCGACGAAGCGATCGCAGATAAAACAAACGCTTGGCATACTCTTAAAGACGGTTTACTCTTCGGTTACCAACACGGTAAACAATTAGCTTGGGAAGTAGAAAAGGGAGAAAATTCCCTAATCAAAAATCCAAAATTTAAAATCCAAAATTCATACATTGAGCGTTTCCAAGAACTTGTCAATGATGACTTTAATTTTCCTGGTGGGTTAACAGTGCTGTTTGAATTGGCCAAAGAACTGCACCGTGAAGGAAATATTCTTGTGCATCAAGGAAAAACCGAAACGCCACCAGATGAGTTACAACGCCAATGGCAAACACTCGTCACATTGGCTGGAGTATTGGGTTTAGAAGCCAAGCCAGAAGTAGAAACTTCGACAACACAAGGTTTAAGCGATGCGGAAATTGAGGTGAAAATTCAGCAAAGACAAGCAGCACGTCAAGCCAAGAATTTTGCCGAAAGCGATCGCATTCGTAACGAACTGCAAGCACAAGGTATTACGCTAATTGATAGCCGTGATGGCACACGTTGGCATCGGAATTAA
- a CDS encoding ShlB/FhaC/HecB family hemolysin secretion/activation protein — MKNFSRIYQDKQKSRCLILQKQLWWGVLLSQCTVLVTGISPSYADTDSSPTVDTLIRRLKQKAEPQCDTQSTQSLEVSPTPDDATILVKKIQLICSSFSESKELNRIIGEVEGSTVTLAELRSIADQITGWYFQQGYITSVATLEASAIKDGIVPIRVIEGSIEEIQLDPPTKRINSRYVRSRLNLGITKPFSQRKLEEQLRLLQTDPLFEKVEASIRPGTKQGQSIVVVRITEANPFDLGFSVDNYSPPSIGSERLGVGVSYRNLTGLGDQLFGSYYFSTRQGGSNVYDFSYQVPLNPMNGTLQLRTAINKVKVIEAPLNAFDIRGQSELYEFTYRQPIVRSLREEFALSLGFSVQNGQTFTFAGPTPFGIGPDEDGNSRTRTIRFAQDYVRRDLQGVWGFRSQFNFGIGAFDATTNSDPNKPDGRFFSWLLQVQRQQRLGADNLLIAQADLQLTPDGLLPSQQFVIGGGQSVRGYRQNVRAGDNGLRFTLEDRITLQRDTSGEEALQLAPFLDLGYIWNVDKNPNLIQRQRFIAGAGLGMLWKPIPNLNLRLDYAIPFVELEDRRNNAQDDGFYFSASYHL; from the coding sequence ATGAAGAATTTTTCCAGAATCTACCAAGACAAACAAAAAAGTAGGTGTTTGATATTACAAAAACAATTGTGGTGGGGCGTACTGTTAAGTCAGTGTACAGTTTTGGTTACTGGTATATCTCCAAGTTACGCTGATACTGATTCATCTCCAACTGTTGATACACTGATACGAAGACTGAAACAAAAAGCCGAACCTCAGTGCGATACTCAAAGTACACAAAGCCTAGAAGTCTCACCAACACCAGATGATGCAACAATTCTGGTAAAAAAAATACAACTGATATGTAGTAGTTTTTCTGAATCAAAGGAACTGAATCGGATAATTGGAGAAGTTGAAGGATCTACAGTCACTTTGGCAGAGTTGCGAAGTATTGCCGATCAAATCACCGGGTGGTATTTTCAGCAAGGCTACATCACCTCAGTAGCGACTTTAGAAGCATCTGCCATTAAAGATGGTATCGTACCAATTAGGGTGATTGAAGGTAGCATTGAAGAAATTCAACTTGATCCGCCGACAAAACGTATAAATTCAAGGTATGTGCGATCGCGGTTGAATCTGGGTATTACCAAGCCTTTTTCCCAAAGAAAATTAGAAGAACAATTAAGGTTGCTGCAAACAGACCCTTTGTTTGAAAAAGTCGAAGCCAGCATCCGTCCAGGGACTAAGCAGGGTCAAAGCATTGTAGTAGTGCGAATCACTGAAGCGAATCCCTTTGATTTAGGATTTAGTGTTGACAACTACTCTCCCCCTAGCATCGGTTCCGAACGATTAGGGGTGGGTGTTAGCTATCGTAACCTGACAGGTCTTGGGGATCAACTCTTTGGGTCTTATTACTTCTCCACTCGCCAAGGCGGTAGTAATGTTTATGACTTTAGTTACCAAGTGCCCTTAAATCCGATGAATGGGACTTTGCAGCTAAGAACTGCAATTAACAAAGTCAAAGTTATTGAAGCCCCTCTCAACGCTTTTGATATTCGTGGACAATCGGAATTGTATGAATTTACTTACCGTCAACCCATAGTGCGATCGCTCCGTGAAGAATTTGCCTTATCCTTAGGGTTTAGCGTCCAGAATGGTCAGACATTTACCTTTGCCGGTCCCACACCCTTTGGTATTGGCCCAGACGAAGACGGTAACAGTCGCACCCGAACAATTAGATTTGCTCAAGATTATGTTAGACGGGATCTACAGGGAGTTTGGGGATTCCGATCGCAATTTAACTTCGGGATTGGCGCTTTTGACGCCACCACAAACTCCGACCCCAACAAGCCTGATGGTCGCTTTTTCAGCTGGCTATTGCAAGTACAGCGCCAGCAACGTTTGGGTGCAGACAATCTTTTAATCGCCCAAGCAGACCTGCAACTAACACCAGATGGTTTATTACCCTCCCAACAGTTTGTCATCGGAGGTGGGCAATCAGTACGCGGCTATCGGCAAAACGTCCGGGCTGGTGATAACGGATTAAGATTTACTTTAGAAGACCGTATCACATTGCAAAGAGACACCAGTGGAGAGGAAGCCCTGCAACTAGCACCATTTCTCGATTTGGGATACATTTGGAACGTAGATAAAAATCCCAACCTCATACAAAGACAGAGATTTATCGCTGGTGCAGGACTAGGAATGTTATGGAAACCAATACCAAATCTTAACTTGCGGTTGGATTATGCTATTCCATTTGTGGAATTAGAGGATCGACGCAACAATGCCCAAGATGATGGTTTTTATTTTAGTGCCAGCTATCACCTGTAA
- a CDS encoding BolA family protein codes for MISPQQVEAIIKAELPDAQVQVQDLTGGNDHYQVTVVSSHFAGKGLVQQHQLIYGALQEAISSQAIHALSLKTYTPEAWQATSAS; via the coding sequence ATGATTAGTCCGCAGCAGGTTGAGGCAATAATCAAGGCGGAACTGCCAGACGCCCAGGTTCAGGTGCAAGACTTGACTGGTGGCAATGACCACTATCAGGTGACAGTAGTTTCATCGCACTTTGCAGGTAAAGGACTAGTGCAACAGCACCAACTCATTTATGGTGCGTTGCAAGAAGCTATATCAAGTCAAGCGATTCACGCTTTGTCTCTAAAAACATATACTCCCGAAGCTTGGCAAGCAACATCAGCTTCGTAA
- a CDS encoding S1 family peptidase codes for MLNRYILRGFLIGALIITGVSEVFAQEAVQPTQTLKELQPTEVAAIARGTVVRIESTTGSSGSGIISDRYQEGGKNVYIVVTAKSVVQDKSANYDIVTPLPEGNKGNKRQKIRISTQTDIEELADEDLAIVRFESTRTYKTAKLVVSEDPADCLLDDPQLCNGVYVGGFANPPAGSKKLVFHVTQLTKKDKSKTYSNLPPQYNFAGMTGGPVFDGSGRVVTIYGKTNTQKKAIRKRKGFGSLQRYSKFRIRLDKTPPLLTISLRGDKPFNLIEEEDETAFEVVNQQPAKVLPLKSEVSVPRVPN; via the coding sequence ATGTTAAATCGATACATTTTACGAGGTTTTTTAATCGGTGCATTAATCATCACGGGAGTCAGTGAAGTTTTTGCACAAGAAGCTGTACAGCCGACACAAACACTTAAAGAATTGCAACCAACCGAAGTAGCCGCAATTGCTAGAGGAACCGTAGTACGGATTGAATCGACCACTGGTAGTTCTGGTTCTGGAATCATTAGCGATCGCTACCAGGAAGGAGGAAAAAATGTTTATATCGTAGTTACAGCCAAGTCAGTAGTGCAGGACAAAAGTGCTAATTACGACATCGTAACACCTCTACCCGAAGGAAATAAAGGAAATAAACGCCAAAAAATCCGGATTTCTACCCAGACAGATATAGAGGAGTTAGCGGATGAAGATTTAGCGATCGTGCGTTTTGAAAGCACTCGGACTTATAAAACTGCCAAACTAGTTGTATCAGAAGATCCGGCAGATTGCTTGTTAGACGATCCACAGCTTTGTAATGGTGTTTATGTTGGTGGATTTGCTAACCCGCCAGCCGGAAGTAAAAAGCTGGTTTTTCATGTCACACAATTAACCAAAAAGGATAAATCAAAAACTTACAGTAACTTACCACCGCAGTATAATTTTGCTGGGATGACTGGGGGTCCGGTTTTTGATGGGTCGGGGCGGGTAGTAACAATTTACGGCAAAACTAATACTCAGAAAAAGGCGATTCGCAAAAGAAAGGGTTTTGGGTCATTGCAGCGTTATTCTAAATTTCGTATTCGGTTGGACAAGACGCCGCCACTGTTAACTATTTCCCTCAGAGGCGATAAGCCATTTAATCTGATTGAAGAAGAAGATGAAACAGCTTTTGAGGTTGTGAATCAACAGCCAGCAAAGGTTTTGCCATTAAAGTCTGAAGTATCTGTGCCAAGAGTTCCTAATTAG
- a CDS encoding DUF6761 family protein, with protein MLQDTQTIRYYQRLTDAFVELWNRGYRMDDMRMYLDGYLAALRHGNTIEPFLIHRLEEEASRYLYDASNFAVPQPQPQPDYY; from the coding sequence ATGCTCCAAGACACACAAACCATCCGCTATTACCAAAGACTTACTGACGCCTTCGTCGAGTTATGGAATCGCGGTTATCGTATGGATGATATGCGGATGTATTTGGATGGATATTTAGCCGCACTGCGACATGGTAACACCATTGAACCTTTTCTGATTCATCGCTTAGAAGAGGAAGCCAGCCGCTACTTGTACGATGCATCAAATTTTGCAGTGCCGCAACCACAGCCGCAGCCCGATTACTACTAA
- a CDS encoding ABC transporter ATP-binding protein — protein MNTAKATLRLEQVNLFTKLKTQLSENQQGYPILQDISFEVFQGERIAIVGAVGAGKTSLLRLINRLIEPTNGKIYLENQEYRQIPVIQLRQMVTLVLQESKLLGMTVGQALAYPLVLRGFSKQAIQEPVSYWTEQLHIPSEWLGRTEVQLSAGQRQLVAIARALLIQPKILLLDEPTSTLDAGTALHLIQVLIQLSQTHQTTILMVNHQLDLAQMFCTRLLHLQQGHLSLNQSVSEINWVELRETLIKAKDQDDFEF, from the coding sequence TTGAATACAGCGAAAGCCACACTCAGGCTAGAACAAGTTAATCTATTTACAAAGCTGAAAACCCAACTTTCAGAAAATCAGCAGGGATATCCCATATTGCAGGACATTTCCTTTGAGGTGTTCCAAGGCGAACGCATTGCCATTGTAGGCGCAGTAGGCGCTGGTAAAACTTCGTTACTACGCCTCATAAACCGCCTCATTGAACCCACCAACGGCAAAATCTATCTAGAAAATCAAGAGTATCGCCAAATTCCCGTCATCCAGTTACGGCAGATGGTGACACTTGTATTGCAAGAATCAAAGCTATTGGGGATGACAGTTGGGCAAGCTTTGGCTTATCCTTTGGTTTTACGTGGTTTTTCCAAACAGGCAATTCAGGAACCAGTCAGTTACTGGACAGAACAACTGCACATTCCCAGTGAATGGCTAGGGCGAACAGAGGTGCAACTTTCTGCGGGACAACGACAATTAGTAGCGATCGCCCGTGCCTTACTCATCCAGCCTAAAATTTTATTATTAGACGAGCCAACCTCTACCCTAGATGCTGGTACAGCTTTGCATCTAATACAAGTCTTAATCCAGTTGAGTCAAACCCATCAAACCACGATTTTGATGGTAAATCATCAACTAGATCTAGCTCAGATGTTTTGTACTCGATTATTACACCTACAGCAAGGTCATTTATCGCTAAATCAAAGTGTCTCTGAAATAAACTGGGTTGAATTACGAGAAACCTTGATTAAAGCAAAAGATCAAGACGATTTTGAATTTTAA
- the grxD gene encoding Grx4 family monothiol glutaredoxin yields MTPELKEKIDKLVQENKILVFIKGTKLMPQCGFSNNVVQILNSLGVPFKDINVLADDEIRQAIKEYSNWQTFPQVYIDGEFVGGSDIMIELYQQGELQQKVEVALAS; encoded by the coding sequence ATGACACCAGAACTCAAAGAGAAAATTGATAAATTGGTACAAGAGAACAAGATTTTAGTTTTCATTAAGGGAACCAAATTAATGCCCCAATGCGGTTTCTCCAACAATGTTGTGCAAATTCTGAATAGTTTGGGAGTTCCTTTCAAGGATATTAACGTTTTAGCAGACGATGAAATCCGTCAGGCAATTAAAGAGTACTCCAACTGGCAGACATTTCCCCAAGTGTATATCGATGGTGAATTCGTCGGCGGTTCAGACATTATGATTGAACTCTACCAACAAGGTGAATTGCAGCAAAAGGTAGAAGTAGCACTAGCTTCCTAA
- a CDS encoding TldD/PmbA family protein, which yields MWSELKKAIASFDIPADWIGIRAVKETSTNRLVRDGLPQVNGKSFTVGAMLEVLVNGCLGYAATNSLELPSLQAAAQTAYKQALAASEWWIHPFRESERPKVVGEYKSPFIEPLDALSPGEINDLLVRICQTLKVDDKIVQTIATANTTEKESWFISSNGSEVYQKFISIGTHYGATAQDGSIVQQRSHNGSQANCYQGGLELLKQENLWHWVRQIGEQAIELLTAEECPTTRTNLVLAPDQMMLQIHESIGHPLEIDRILGDERNYAGGSFVNTSDFGKLVYGSPLMNITFDPTVPGEFASYGFDDTGAVATREYLIKEGVLQRGLGSLESQARAGVPGVACARASSWNRPAIDRMANLNLEPLNASFEDMIAGIEHGVYMESNRSWSIDDRRYKFQFGCEYAKLIENGKFTKTLRNPNYRATTPEFWHSLIKVGNADNWQMYGTPYCGKGEPNQAIWVGHGSPVCVFANVEVFGGGT from the coding sequence ATGTGGTCTGAACTCAAAAAAGCGATCGCTAGTTTCGATATTCCTGCTGATTGGATTGGTATCAGAGCCGTCAAGGAAACTTCCACCAATCGTCTAGTCCGTGACGGCTTACCCCAAGTCAACGGCAAATCCTTCACCGTAGGAGCAATGCTGGAAGTTTTGGTCAATGGCTGTTTGGGTTATGCAGCCACTAACTCCCTAGAACTGCCCTCCCTACAAGCCGCTGCCCAAACAGCCTATAAACAGGCACTAGCAGCCAGTGAATGGTGGATACATCCCTTCCGTGAAAGTGAGCGCCCCAAAGTCGTTGGTGAATATAAATCTCCATTTATTGAACCATTGGACGCTTTAAGTCCCGGAGAAATCAACGATTTACTGGTTCGTATCTGCCAAACCCTGAAAGTTGACGACAAAATTGTGCAAACCATCGCCACCGCCAACACAACCGAGAAGGAGTCTTGGTTTATCAGCAGCAATGGCTCAGAAGTGTATCAAAAGTTTATATCCATAGGCACTCATTACGGAGCCACAGCCCAAGATGGGTCAATTGTACAGCAACGCAGCCATAACGGCTCCCAAGCAAACTGTTATCAAGGCGGACTAGAACTTTTAAAACAAGAAAATTTATGGCATTGGGTACGGCAAATTGGCGAACAAGCAATAGAACTCTTAACAGCAGAAGAATGCCCAACCACCCGTACCAATTTAGTCTTAGCCCCAGATCAAATGATGCTGCAAATCCATGAAAGTATCGGGCATCCCCTAGAAATTGACCGAATTTTGGGAGATGAACGGAACTATGCTGGGGGCAGCTTTGTTAACACAAGTGATTTTGGCAAACTAGTATATGGTTCGCCATTGATGAATATTACTTTTGATCCCACCGTACCTGGTGAATTTGCCAGCTATGGCTTTGATGATACGGGTGCTGTAGCAACACGGGAGTATCTAATCAAAGAAGGCGTACTCCAACGCGGTTTGGGCAGCCTGGAGAGTCAAGCTAGAGCAGGTGTACCTGGGGTAGCCTGTGCCCGTGCTTCCTCGTGGAATCGACCAGCGATCGATCGCATGGCTAACTTGAATTTAGAGCCTCTAAACGCTAGTTTTGAAGACATGATTGCTGGCATAGAACATGGCGTTTACATGGAATCTAATCGTTCTTGGTCAATCGATGATCGCCGCTATAAATTCCAATTTGGTTGCGAATACGCCAAATTAATTGAAAACGGTAAATTTACCAAAACCCTCCGCAATCCCAACTATCGCGCCACAACACCAGAGTTTTGGCATAGCTTAATTAAAGTAGGAAATGCCGACAACTGGCAAATGTACGGTACTCCGTATTGTGGCAAAGGAGAACCAAATCAAGCTATTTGGGTGGGACATGGTTCACCTGTTTGTGTATTTGCTAATGTCGAAGTTTTTGGTGGAGGAACTTGA
- a CDS encoding TldD/PmbA family protein, whose amino-acid sequence MKIEELSALEVSFNQLIETLLIKKAENEEFTVKLSSERSQFTRLNRAKVRQTGYVADGWIELTLMKDQRSSFRLFPFTGNWDRDWELAYIALQELRDELVLLPIDAYLVLPSGNNTSREIHSGNLLPEEAVVPNLLELVAELDFTGIYAGGVVVKAYGDSSGQKHWFATDTFTLDYSLFITSGQAVKGTFAGSDWDKTAYIAKINEAKKQLELLSRPAKELPRGQYKTYFAPAAVADLLMMLSWGSVSEADIQQGNSALAALWRQEKQLSPKFSFKENFQRGLVPRFNELGEIAALELPVIEKGYLVNTLVNSRTAKEYGKIANGANGSETLRAPEVSPGSIVFDRILPSLDTGLYVSNLHYLNWSDRQTGRITGMTRYACFWVENGEIIAPIENLRFDESLYRFWGENLIDLTTFQEFIPEVGTYESRQLGGSLVPGMLVEDFTYTL is encoded by the coding sequence ATGAAAATTGAGGAATTATCTGCATTAGAAGTCAGCTTTAATCAACTGATTGAAACTCTGCTGATCAAAAAAGCAGAAAACGAAGAGTTTACTGTGAAACTCAGCAGTGAACGCAGTCAATTTACTCGTTTAAATCGTGCCAAAGTCCGACAAACGGGTTACGTTGCTGATGGTTGGATTGAACTAACTTTGATGAAAGATCAGCGAAGTAGTTTTCGGCTATTTCCCTTTACTGGAAATTGGGATAGGGACTGGGAGTTAGCCTATATTGCTTTGCAGGAACTACGAGATGAACTGGTTTTATTACCCATCGATGCCTATCTAGTTTTGCCATCAGGAAATAATACCAGCCGAGAAATACATTCTGGAAATTTATTGCCAGAAGAGGCGGTAGTACCAAATCTACTAGAACTAGTTGCCGAATTAGATTTTACTGGTATATATGCTGGGGGAGTTGTAGTTAAAGCTTATGGTGATTCCAGCGGTCAAAAACACTGGTTTGCTACTGATACTTTTACCTTAGATTATTCTCTATTTATTACATCTGGACAAGCAGTTAAAGGTACATTTGCAGGTAGTGATTGGGATAAAACTGCATATATAGCCAAAATCAACGAAGCTAAAAAGCAACTAGAACTACTTTCTCGTCCAGCCAAAGAATTACCACGAGGACAGTACAAAACTTATTTTGCACCGGCTGCTGTTGCAGATTTATTAATGATGCTTTCTTGGGGATCTGTAAGCGAAGCTGATATCCAACAAGGAAATAGTGCTTTAGCTGCTTTATGGCGTCAAGAAAAACAACTGTCTCCAAAATTTAGTTTTAAAGAAAACTTTCAACGGGGATTAGTACCTCGATTTAATGAATTAGGAGAAATAGCAGCACTGGAGTTACCTGTAATCGAAAAAGGATACTTGGTAAATACTCTGGTGAATTCTCGTACTGCGAAAGAATATGGAAAAATTGCCAATGGTGCCAACGGTTCAGAGACATTACGTGCGCCGGAAGTCAGTCCCGGTAGTATAGTATTTGATCGGATTCTTCCAAGTTTAGATACAGGATTATATGTATCAAACTTGCATTACTTGAATTGGAGCGATCGCCAAACTGGTAGAATCACAGGTATGACGCGTTACGCTTGTTTTTGGGTAGAAAACGGAGAAATTATCGCCCCCATCGAAAACTTGCGTTTTGACGAAAGTCTCTATCGCTTTTGGGGAGAGAATCTCATAGATTTGACCACTTTTCAAGAATTTATTCCCGAAGTCGGAACATATGAAAGTCGTCAACTAGGAGGTAGTTTGGTTCCCGGTATGTTGGTCGAAGATTTTACCTACACCCTGTAA